One window from the genome of Eriocheir sinensis breed Jianghai 21 chromosome 15, ASM2467909v1, whole genome shotgun sequence encodes:
- the LOC126998921 gene encoding uncharacterized protein LOC126998921: MRLHTLLSVLAVLAAARQAACWREGGSSTLEVLQRLAGGGGGSVMVQQDVPRKGESPIYYLQLPPSPYYYADDSASASVPLPAHHKVDIEFLINGRPGKVYHYSSPLTSLHSHYQPQPPPRPSPPPQPSPPPAPPLLTTTSPPLSTSPAGPTPSKPPLPPSPQKPYRRSQLVLKKKFAFNGKPTKVYVWRNGSPLTVKNHRRARQPFRF; this comes from the exons cGTGTTGGCGGTGCTGGCGGCGGCGAGGCAGGCGGCGTGCTGGCGTGAAGGGGGCTCTTCCACTCTTGAG GTGCTGCAGCGGCtggcaggtggcggcggcgggtcaGTCATGGTGCAGCAGGATGTACCTCGGAAGGGAGAGTCACCCATCTACTACCTGCAGCTGCCCCCCTCCCCTTACTACTATGCCGACGACTCCGCCTCCGCCTCTGTCCCCCTCCCGGCCCACCACAAG GTGGACATCGAGTTCCTCATCAACGGCCGCCCAGGTAAAGTCTACCACTATAGCTCCCCCTTGACCTCCCTACACAGCCATTACCAACCACAGCCTCCACCtcggccatcaccaccaccacaaccatcaccacctccagcaccaccgctactcaccaccacctcaccccctcTGTCAACGTCCCCTGCAGGCCCTACACCCAGCAAGCCTCCTCTCCCACCGTCGCCACAGAAGCCCTACAGACGCTCGCAGCTCGTGCTAAAGAAGAAGTTTGCTTTTAATGGCAAACCGACGAAGGTGTACGTGTGGAGGAACGGCTCCCCCCTCACCGTCAAAAACCACAGAAGAGCCCGCCAGCCCTTCAGGTTCTGA